In Paenibacillus algicola, a genomic segment contains:
- a CDS encoding GntR family transcriptional regulator, which produces MSIEFDNNLPIYIQIMNYIKKEIITGKLQSGDKIPSVRELASLLQINPNTVQRTFQELEREEIVETKRGLGRYVTSEESKIMSIKKEMAGDLIQHFITEMKELGFQEQDILSIVSDAFRTGEFNGRKS; this is translated from the coding sequence GTGAGTATAGAATTTGACAACAACCTGCCCATATATATTCAGATTATGAATTACATCAAAAAAGAGATCATTACCGGCAAGCTTCAGTCGGGAGACAAAATCCCGTCTGTGCGTGAGCTTGCCTCCTTGCTGCAAATCAATCCCAACACCGTACAGCGTACCTTTCAGGAACTGGAGCGTGAAGAGATCGTGGAGACCAAGCGGGGGCTCGGCCGGTATGTCACAAGTGAGGAATCCAAAATCATGAGCATTAAAAAAGAAATGGCTGGAGATCTGATTCAGCATTTTATTACAGAAATGAAAGAGCTCGGATTTCAGGAGCAGGATATTCTGTCCATCGTCTCGGACGCATTCAGAACCGGAGAATTCAACGGGAGGAAGAGCTAA
- a CDS encoding ABC transporter permease, translating into MRSFVKLTINEWLKMFKKKSFVLPYALLAAMAFGIAYLIDSFASGSSTTLEFAQLAVSTQGMGQMMTLLAIVSTAGLVSMEFSFGTIKLLLVRAQSRSKILASKYTAILMYLVTLAAFTLAAGLAAGALFFEASGGNMTFIDLLWSTLYSLVYTLLYVTITFVVSIVTRSTGAAIGIGMFLIVAQGLANQLLTRYNWYKYLPFVNVDLSIYRDGGTGPLPGMSLTFSASLLAVYLLLFLAVGFWTFHKRDVA; encoded by the coding sequence TTGCGTAGCTTTGTAAAGCTGACCATCAACGAATGGCTGAAGATGTTTAAAAAGAAAAGCTTTGTTCTCCCGTATGCTCTGCTGGCAGCCATGGCTTTTGGCATCGCATACCTGATCGATTCATTTGCCTCCGGCTCTAGTACGACATTGGAATTTGCCCAACTGGCCGTAAGCACCCAAGGAATGGGGCAGATGATGACTTTGCTGGCGATCGTATCTACAGCGGGTCTGGTGTCGATGGAATTCAGCTTCGGAACCATTAAGCTGCTGCTTGTCCGTGCACAAAGTCGCAGCAAGATCCTGGCCTCCAAGTATACAGCAATTTTGATGTATCTTGTGACGCTGGCTGCTTTCACGCTGGCAGCGGGGTTGGCGGCGGGAGCGCTCTTTTTTGAAGCATCGGGTGGAAATATGACCTTCATAGATTTGCTGTGGAGTACGCTCTACAGTCTGGTGTACACTCTCCTGTATGTAACGATTACCTTTGTCGTCAGTATTGTGACCCGCTCCACCGGCGCAGCCATCGGCATCGGCATGTTCCTGATTGTGGCACAGGGTCTGGCAAACCAGCTATTAACCCGATACAATTGGTATAAATATCTGCCGTTCGTGAACGTAGATTTGTCCATATACAGGGATGGAGGAACAGGGCCTCTTCCGGGAATGTCACTAACCTTCTCGGCCTCCTTGCTGGCCGTATACCTGCTGCTGTTTCTGGCGGTCGGCTTCTGGACGTTTCACAAGCGTGATGTTGCATAA
- a CDS encoding ABC transporter ATP-binding protein produces MTKNSNEVVLSAKSITKTIGNRNIVDNLSFDIRRGEVVGLLGPNGAGKTTTIRMIVGLIRISKGDVTVHGHSIRSEFTQAISHIGGIIENPEFYPYMSGYDNLRQYQRMSEGIAESRLHEVVQLVGLQDAIHKKVRSYSLGMRQRLGIAQALLHNPTILILDEPTNGLDPAGIREMRDYLKQIAKEEGIAVLVSSHLLSEIELMCSRVVVIQEGRLVTERVMGQGQNQEGWVTVCIRVNQADAALEVIRSMQEVTVLNQPTDQPELILRLKDDFIPVMVQRLVEHKILLYRITEVKETLEEEFLKWTGGGRIA; encoded by the coding sequence ATGACCAAAAATAGCAATGAAGTGGTACTCAGTGCGAAATCAATTACCAAAACGATCGGCAATCGCAATATTGTCGATAACCTGTCTTTTGACATCCGCCGCGGCGAGGTGGTAGGACTTCTCGGTCCGAACGGAGCCGGCAAGACGACGACCATTCGAATGATCGTCGGGCTGATCCGGATCTCGAAAGGGGATGTCACAGTGCATGGACACAGCATCCGCAGTGAATTTACACAAGCCATTTCCCATATCGGGGGTATCATTGAGAACCCGGAGTTTTATCCCTATATGAGCGGCTATGACAATCTGAGGCAGTATCAGCGGATGAGTGAAGGGATTGCAGAATCCAGACTGCACGAGGTCGTGCAGCTTGTAGGCTTACAGGATGCCATCCATAAAAAGGTTCGTTCCTACTCCCTCGGGATGAGGCAGCGCCTGGGTATTGCTCAAGCCCTCCTGCATAACCCGACCATCCTGATCCTCGATGAACCGACGAATGGCCTTGATCCGGCAGGCATTCGCGAGATGAGAGATTATCTGAAGCAGATTGCCAAAGAAGAAGGGATAGCAGTCCTCGTTTCAAGCCATCTTTTATCGGAGATTGAGCTGATGTGCAGCCGTGTGGTCGTTATACAAGAAGGCAGGCTGGTGACAGAACGGGTCATGGGCCAGGGGCAGAATCAGGAGGGCTGGGTCACAGTGTGCATTCGTGTAAATCAGGCTGACGCTGCCCTGGAGGTCATTCGGAGCATGCAGGAGGTTACGGTGCTGAATCAGCCTACAGACCAGCCGGAGCTGATCCTGAGGCTGAAAGACGACTTCATCCCTGTCATGGTACAGCGGCTGGTAGAGCATAAGATCCTTCTCTACCGGATCACCGAAGTGAAGGAAACGCTGGAAGAAGAATTTTTAAAATGGACGGGAGGCGGCCGTATTGCGTAG